The proteins below are encoded in one region of Stigmatopora argus isolate UIUO_Sarg chromosome 2, RoL_Sarg_1.0, whole genome shotgun sequence:
- the glceb gene encoding D-glucuronyl C5-epimerase B yields MRCLAARVNYKTLIVICALFTLITVLLWNRCSSNTSIRFLPRAALVAPSPRETDSSLGSQQHPPQPPEPPPVVGGTKYEDIDCLINDESTIKGRREGGEIYMPFSWMEKYFEVYGKMVQYDGYERFEFQHSYSKVYAQREPYHPDGVFMSFEGYNVEVRDRVKCISGVEGVPLSTQWGPQGYFYAIQIAQYGLSHYSKNLTERPPHLVVYDTAEERDNRASTAMWSVPKGCSLSRVQDKSRASSVRQFSAPESLEAVSLSLDNSKDFILSLDIKFTSNGSLSVILDTTEKGSPFTIRYVTNTQLIAFKDRQITYGIGPRTTWSTLTRDLLTDLRKGVGLSNTKAVKATKIMPKRVVRLLFQGRGFVDNITVSTTAHMAAFFAASDWLRRNQDEHGGWPIMVTRKLGEGFRPLDPGWYSAMAQGQAMSTLVRAYLLTKDQAYLNAALKSVGPYKVPSAQHGVKAVFMNKYDWYEEYPTSPSSFVLNGFIYSLLGLYDLSETAGEKLGKEAGQLFSHGMESLKAMLPLFDTGSGSIYDLRHFMLGTAPNLARWDYHTTHINQLQLLASIDNSPIFKDVVKRWKGYLKGNRAKHN; encoded by the exons ATGCGTTGCCTGGCTGCTCGGGTCAACTATAAGACCCTCATTGTCATCTGTGCACTCTTCACGCTCATCACTGTGTTGTTGTGGAATCGTTGCTCTAGTAACACCTCCATACGTTTTTTACCACGAGCTGCTTTGGTGGCACCAAGTCCAAGGGAGACAGACAGCAGCTTGGGCAGCCAACAACACCCTCCACAACCTCCGGAACCCCCACCTGTTGTTGGAGGAACCAAATATGAGGACATTGACTGCCTTATCAATGATGAATCCACGATCAAAGGCAGACGTGAGGGTGGAGAGATCTATATGCCCTTCAGTTGGATGGAAAAATACTTTGAGGTGTATGGAAAAATGGTACAGTATGATGGCTATGAACGCTTTGAGTTTCAGCATAGTTACTCAAAGGTTTATGCACAACGGGAGCCCTATCACCCAGATGGCGTCTTTATGTCATTTGAGGGCTACAATGTGGAGGTCCGGGACCGTGTCAAGTGCATAAGTGGAGTGGAAG GTGTGCCTCTGTCCACTCAGTGGGGTCCTCAGGGTTACTTCTATGCCATCCAAATTGCTCAGTATGGCTTGAGTCATTATAGCAAAAATCTGACAGAGCGACCACCCCACCTGGTTGTTTATGATACAGCTGAGGAGAGAGATAACCGGGCCAGCACAGCAATGTGGAGTGTGCCAAAGGGCTGCAGTCTCAGCCGTGTCCAGGACAAAAGCCGTGCTTCCTCAGTTCGCCAGTTCAGTGCTCCAG AGTCTTTGGAGGCAGTGTCACTCTCATTAGATAACAGCAAAGACTTCATCCTCAGCCTGGACATCAAATTCACCTCCAATGGCAGCTTGTCTGTGATCCTCGACACTACAGAGAAGGGCTCCCCTTTCACCATCCGCTATGTTACCAATACTCAACTCATTGCCTTCAAAGATCGTCAAATCACCTATGGCATAGGACCGCGGACTACATGGAGCACACTGACACGTGACCTCCTCACAGACCTAAGAAAAGGTGTTGGTTTATCCAACACCAAGGCTGTGAAAGCCACAAAG ATAATGCCCAAGCGAGTCGTGCGATTACTCTTTCAAGGACGGGGATTTGTTGACAACATCACTGTGTCTACCACTGCCCACATGGCTGCCTTCTTTGCTGCGAGCGACTGGCTAAGACGCAACCAGGACGAACATGGCGGCTGGCCCATCATGGTCACGCGCAAGTTGGGAGAAGGCTTCCGGCCATTAGACCCTGGCTGGTACTCGGCCATGGCCCAGGGTCAGGCTATGTCCACCCTTGTGAGAGCCTACCTTCTCACCAAGGATCAGGCTTACCTCAATGCTGCGCTGAAGTCAGTCGGACCCTATAAGGTCCCGTCAGCGCAGCACGGAGTCAAGGCTGTATTTATGAACAAATATGACTGGTATGAAGAGTATCCCACCTCACCTAGTTCCTTTGTCCTCAACGGCTTCATCTATTCCTTGCTGGGACTCTACGATTTGAGCGAGACAGCTGGTGAGAAGCTCGGCAAAGAGGCGGGTCAGCTCTTCAGCCATGGCATGGAATCGCTGAAGGCCATGCTCCCGCTCTTTGACACGGGGTCAGGGAGCATCTATGACCTACGCCACTTCATGTTGGGTACCGCACCCAACTTGGCTCGCTGGGACTACCACACCACGCACATTAACCAGCTCCAATTGCTAGCATCAATAGATAACTCTCCCATCTTCAAGGATGTGGTGAAGCGGTGGAAAGGCTACTTGAAAGGAAATCGTGCTAAGCACAACTAG
- the paqr5b gene encoding membrane progestin receptor gamma-B → MFSLIKLPRVVTINQVPEEFHEDSIISGYRYPHSSAMDCILSLFQLTNETLNIWTHFLPTWYFLWKLVSVVLMQTVWQHYFIWPLVVLIISSCIYPLASTCAHTFNSMSPRARHMCFYFDYGALSLYSMGSAIAYSAYVFPDKWVNNILHQSFIPVSLLNSIICTSLACYSRFPECQRPGFTKALRIAAFAYPYLFDSIPLLYRVFLCEGDGCTDNDANVFHKTHIVFATLTGFLFATHLPERLAPGSFDYIGHSHQLFHVFGVLGTHFQIMAIERDMTSRRSWLLDHSLPITFGNSLGVTLLSLLANLIIVLLFCQPLVSTPVDQQKKHNS, encoded by the exons ATGTTCAGCCTTATTAAACTACCAAGAGTCGTCACCATCAATCAAGTGCCCGAA GAGTTCCATGAGGACAGCATAATCTCAGGGTACCGTTACCCCCATAGTTCTGCCATGGATTGTATTTTAAGTCTCTTTCAGCTGACCAACGAGACCCTTAATATTTGGACCCACTTCTTGCCCACCTG GTACTTCCTATGGAAACTTGTCAGTGTAGTGCTGATGCAAACTGTGTGGCAGCATTACTTCATCTGGCCTTTGGTGGTCTTAATCATTTCCAGTTGCATCTATCCACTGGCATCAACCTGTGCTCACACCTTCAACAGTATGTCGCCACGGGCGCGGCAcatgtgcttttattttgactacGGAGCTCTGAGTCTCTATAGCATGG GTTCTGCAATTGCATATTCAGCATACGTGTTTCCAGATAAGTGGGTAAACAACATCTTGCACCAGAGTTTCATCCCAGTTTCTCTGCTTAACTCGATTATATGTACCAGCCTGGCCTGCTACTCCAG ATTCCCTGAATGCCAGAGACCAGGATTCACAAAAGCATTACGCATTGCTGCTTTTGCCTACCCCTACCTGTTCGACAGCATTCCTCTTCTCTACAGG GTGTTTCTTTGTGAAGGGGATGGCTGCACAGACAACGATGCCAATGTCTTCCACAAAACCCACATTGTATTTGCTACCCTAACTGGCTTCTTGTTTGCGACACACTTACCTGAGCGCCTGGCGCCTGGCAGCTTCGACTATATCG GTCACAGTCATCAACTTTTCCATGTGTTTGGAGTCCTTGGCACCCACTTCCAAATAATGGCTATTGAGCGTGACATGACATCACGACGTTCCTGGCTTCTTGACCACTCTCTCCCCATCACCTTTGGCAACTCACTGGGTGTCACTCTGCTTTCTCTGCTAGCCAACCTGATCATCGTCCTCCTCTTTTGTCAACCGCTTGTTTCAACACCCGTCGATCAGCAAAAGAAACATAATAGTTAG